GGGGAGATAGGGGTAGTATTGATGACGATATTTATTTGGTAAAAGAAATTTGTTCAATTACCATACAAGGTAAAGTTTTTGACAAAGAAACGAAAGACCCGTTGCCTGGAACACAAGTGAGCTTACTTGATGAAAACAATCAATTGGTAAGTCAAACCACAGCTAAAAATGACGGAACCTATAGTTTTGTTGGTGATTGTGGAACACAGTATACAGTAAGGGGAGTAAAAGAAGGATACAACCCTTATGAAAAAATGATTGAAACTCCAATGCTCTCCGGTACTGTGGATGTACTCCTTCCACTGGAAAGAATTGGCCCATGCCCTCCCAATGATTTAGGCTGTAAATTGAACTTACAACCAATCTATTTCGATTTTGATAAATCAAACATCCGTCGCGATGCTGAAATAGAACTGGCTAAAATTCTAGCGGCCATGAGAGAATACCCAGAGTTAATTATTCATATTGAATCGCACACAGATTCACGTGGTAATGACAGTTACAATATGGCTCTTTCAGAGCGTCGCGCACAATCTACACTTAAGTGGTTAGTAGGTAAAGGCATTGACGCCAGTAGACTTACTGCCAAAGGATATGGAGAATCACAACTAGTTAACAATTGTACAAATGGAGTGCCCTGTACTGCCGAAGAACATCAGCTTAATAGACGCTCCATGTTCATAATAAAGAATTAGATTAACCAAATTAAATAATAAGAAGCGTTCAATACTTGCTATTGGGCGCTTTTTGCTTTTAAAACGTTTTCCCTTTTCGTACTTTTGAACCCAAAGGGCTATTAATGGAAGAAGAAAAGGTAATCCTCGTTAATGAAAAGGATGAGAAAATTGGGTTAATGCTCAAACAGGAAGCCCATGCAAAAGGGGTTCTACACCGGGCATTTTCAGTTTTTATTTTTAATTCAAAAAAGGAACTGATGTTACAACAACGTGCCGTTCATAAATATCATTCTCCAGGGCTTTGGACCAACACTTGCTGCAGCCATCAGCGAGATGGCGAATCTTCGCTGGATGCTGGAAAAAGAAGACTTTATGAAGAAATGGGTTTTGTCACAGGTTTAAAAGAAACAACTTCCTTCATTTATAAAGCACCTTTTGACAATGGTCTCACAGAGCACGAACTGGACCATATTCTTGTGGGAAGCTTTGATGGAACTCCCGATATCAATCCAGACGAAGTAGCAGCGTGGAAATGGATTGGCTTGGAAGAAGTAAAAAAAGATATTCAAGTCAACCCAGAAATTTATACTGCATGGTTTAAAATTATTTTTGATAAATTTTACCAACACTTACTTATATGAGCCTTACCGTCTATAGAAAAGCACATTTTAACGCCGCCCACAGACTTTTCAGAAAAGAATGGGACGATGCTAAAAACCTTGAAGTGTTTGGGAAATGTAGTAATCCCCATTATCACGGTCATAATTATGAGTTGGAAGTTGGAATTTCTGGGGAAATTGACCCAAAGACAGGCTTTTTGATTGATCTTAAAATTTTAAGTAATATTATTAAAGAAGAAGTTGAAGATTCCTTTGATCACAAAAATTTAAACATAGAAGTCCCCGAATTTAAAGATCTTAATCCCACCGTAGAAAATATAGCTGTTGTGATCTGGAACAAAATCAGGATGCGAATTGATTCAAAATATGGTATTTCAGTGAAACTCTATGAAACGCCACGTAACTTTGTTTTCTATAACGGTAATCAATGATTACATTACCTCCATTATATCCTTTAAAATTCTCCCCTATACTGAAAGAAAAAGTGTGGGGAGGAAATAAATTACAAAAGCTATTCCACAAAACTGCCAAAGGATATGTGGGAGAAAGTTGGGAGATTTCAGGGGTGGAAGATAGTATTTCTGAAATTGCAAATGGCCCCTTAAAAGGACATACGCTCAATTGGATATTGAAAAATTATAAAGAAAAACTGGTTGGAGAAAAAGTCTATCAAGAATTTGGGAATCAATTTCCATTACTATTCAAGTTTATTGATGCTCGTGAAGATCTTTCCGTTCAAGTTCATCCTGACGATTTTTTAGCTAAAGAAAGGCATAATTCCTTCGGAAAAACTGAAATGTGGTATATCTTGAATGTGGAAAACGACAGCAAGCTTATAGTGGGATTCAATAAAGAGATTAACCAAAAGCAGTATGTTCATTATCTCTCTGAAGGCAAAATTACCGAAATCTTGAATACCATACCAATAAATAAAGATGACGCTTTTGTTTTAAAGCCTGGAACCGTTCATGCCATAGGAGCAGGAGTGCTTTTGGCTGAAATTCAACAAACTTCAGATATCACCTATCGTATTTATGATTGGGATAGGCCCGATACTAATGGCCAAATGCGTGCATTGCATACTGATTTAGCTTTAGGGGCAATTAAGTTTAACCAATCAAACTCCAAAATTGCTTATTCCCCAGTAAAAAATTTACCCAGTCTTATCAGTACAACAGATTTTTTTACCGTAAACAAACTCGTGCTTTCTAAAAATTACATCCGAAACCTAAAAGATATCCCTTCTTTTACCGTATATATGTGCATAGAAGGAAACGCAGTACTGAAATCTGACGATTTTTTAGAAGAAATTAAAATGGGAGAAACTATCCTGATTCCTGCACAATTGCCAGAGCTCAAATTCAGTACCAATTCAGCATCATTTTTAGAAGTGTACATTCCTTAATTGTTCGTACCTTTGCCGAAATTATAAAAATTCACAATTAATTAAAAAATACCGCCTTAGCGGGAAAATTATGGCAAACGTAAGAGATTTAAAAAAAGACATTAACTATGTCTTGGGTGATATTATTGAAGCAGTTTACATTTGGGAGCTAACCAATCCAGATAAAGACAACAAAAAGGCTGAAGCAATTATTGATGAAGCAATTGTAACTTTTGATGAGCTAATTACAAAAGTAAACCAAAAGGATGTGGAAGATAAAAAGAAACATTTTAAAGCAGTAAATACTGAACTTGAGGAACGTGGCAGAAAGCTTATAGATAAGATAAACGCATTATAGTATAGTATCTTCCTTTTTACGCTTTACAATAAAAGACTCCAATTCCTTACCGTATTTGGAGTCTTTTATTTTTGGCGCCAATGAATTATAGACAGTATCCAAGTATTTGATATTTGAATTATAGGCCTCGCTCAAAATCAAGTAGGGCGCTACTTCATAATCTTTATTGTTTAGCGCAAAATTGATTGTAGTTAAATATTTACTCGATATAAGCGCTTGTTGTTTTCTGTTTAAATCTATTTCTGATGAATCGTTATTTTTCTTTCCTTTTTTGAAACGTTGTTCAATATATTCAAGATTTTTTGCCACGTAACGTTGCTTCAGTTTGTCATATTCCTTTAAAATACTATCGTTTGCGGAGCCTTTTACTGTTGCGGCACTGCCAAAATTTTCCAATTTCGTTTCGATATTCAATTCTCCATTTTCAGCAAAAAATGTAATTCGGTCGTCCCGAAGACTACCATCTTTAAGCCTTACATATAAATAATAAATTTCAGGACTTTCCACTTTTTCAGAAAAGGAAAAACTTGAATTTCCGTCAACGATTACAGAATCTACGGTAACCAATACCGTGTCTTCAAATTTCTGTAGTAGTAACGTGCCCTTTTTAAGTCCTTTCACTGTTCCGGTAAGATTCATCGTTTCCGTATCTGTGGAACAACTTAGCAACGTAAGGAAGATTATGGTAAGGGAAAGAATATAGCGCATCTTATATTTTTTTAAAGGACAAACCTAAGCCAATAGCAATTGAGATTTTTTAAGGTGCAAAGATGATATTTTTTTTAGAATTTTTATGCGCCTGAAGCCAATTGCATCAAAACCGTACATAAAATCGCAGCTACTGTACCAATGGCATAGCCAAACACAGCCAAAAGAACCCCAACCGTTGCCAGTGAAGGGTGAAAAGCAGAAGCAACTATAGGTGCCGAAGCCGCTCCACCAACGTTTGCTTGGCTTCCCACGGCCAAAAAGAAATAGGGTGCGCGAATCATCTTTGCTACCAAAATCATAATACCTGCGTGTACGGCCATCCAAACCAGACCTATAACAATAAGCCACATATTGTCGAAAATAAGCGTCAAGTCCATTTTCATTCCTATACTCGCTACCAAAATGTATATAAATACACTTCCAAACTTGCTAGCGCCCGCACCTTCATAAGCTCTTAGTTTTGTAAAAGAAAGTAGCACTCCAATAATTGTGGTTATGGTTATCATCCAAAAGAAACTGGAATCCAAAAAAGTAAATATATTTCGCGTTATTCCTTTTGGAATACTATCTACTACCGATGTAAAATAGGCACTTAACCAATCGCCTCCGAAATGTGCAAAA
The Aequorivita iocasae genome window above contains:
- a CDS encoding type I phosphomannose isomerase catalytic subunit → MITLPPLYPLKFSPILKEKVWGGNKLQKLFHKTAKGYVGESWEISGVEDSISEIANGPLKGHTLNWILKNYKEKLVGEKVYQEFGNQFPLLFKFIDAREDLSVQVHPDDFLAKERHNSFGKTEMWYILNVENDSKLIVGFNKEINQKQYVHYLSEGKITEILNTIPINKDDAFVLKPGTVHAIGAGVLLAEIQQTSDITYRIYDWDRPDTNGQMRALHTDLALGAIKFNQSNSKIAYSPVKNLPSLISTTDFFTVNKLVLSKNYIRNLKDIPSFTVYMCIEGNAVLKSDDFLEEIKMGETILIPAQLPELKFSTNSASFLEVYIP
- a CDS encoding 6-pyruvoyl trahydropterin synthase family protein; translated protein: MSLTVYRKAHFNAAHRLFRKEWDDAKNLEVFGKCSNPHYHGHNYELEVGISGEIDPKTGFLIDLKILSNIIKEEVEDSFDHKNLNIEVPEFKDLNPTVENIAVVIWNKIRMRIDSKYGISVKLYETPRNFVFYNGNQ
- a CDS encoding DUF4369 domain-containing protein — encoded protein: MRYILSLTIIFLTLLSCSTDTETMNLTGTVKGLKKGTLLLQKFEDTVLVTVDSVIVDGNSSFSFSEKVESPEIYYLYVRLKDGSLRDDRITFFAENGELNIETKLENFGSAATVKGSANDSILKEYDKLKQRYVAKNLEYIEQRFKKGKKNNDSSEIDLNRKQQALISSKYLTTINFALNNKDYEVAPYLILSEAYNSNIKYLDTVYNSLAPKIKDSKYGKELESFIVKRKKEDTIL
- the idi gene encoding isopentenyl-diphosphate Delta-isomerase; the encoded protein is MEEEKVILVNEKDEKIGLMLKQEAHAKGVLHRAFSVFIFNSKKELMLQQRAVHKYHSPGLWTNTCCSHQRDGESSLDAGKRRLYEEMGFVTGLKETTSFIYKAPFDNGLTEHELDHILVGSFDGTPDINPDEVAAWKWIGLEEVKKDIQVNPEIYTAWFKIIFDKFYQHLLI